A window of the Oryzias melastigma strain HK-1 linkage group LG11, ASM292280v2, whole genome shotgun sequence genome harbors these coding sequences:
- the LOC112136642 gene encoding uncharacterized protein LOC112136642 gives MCWKILFLFASFHVLSTVKDSSLRIPDNFTCYNSSDPAALNASLLYNDLSDIGELWNRDDLQKPLPFCSDIWNLLSYHTCVVCRDKQVFAVCQSLSESADLRMEDSSRAIRISRCACDQLDNKAEIPTTAPTPAETQLHWSIPTAVSIIILPAVVSISVYCFRKRKSKDKQDPEAAFKTFLKGGELTDGVKIQKIQNLCV, from the exons ATGTGCTGGAAAATCCTTTTCCTGTTTGCATCTTTCCATGTCCTCTCCACAGTAAAGGACTCATCTCTCAG AATTCCTGACAACTTCACGTGTTACAACTCATCTGACCCAGCCGCCCTGAATGCCTCACTGCTGTACAACGATCTTTCCGACATAGGGGAGCTCTGGAATCGAGACGATCTGCAGAAACCTCTTCCCTTTTGCTCTGATATCTGGAACCTTTTGTCATACCACACTTGTGTGGTCTGCAGAGACAAGCAGGTGTTTGCTGTTTGTCAGAGCCTGTCTGAAAGTGCAGATCTACGGATGGAGGATTCATCAAGAGCCATCAGAATCTCCAGATGTG CTTGTGATCAACTAGACAACAAAG ctGAAATTCCAACCACTGCTCCAACACCTGCTGAAACCCAACTGCACTGGTCCATCCCCACAGCTGTCTCCATCATCATTTTGCCAGCAGTTGTCTCCATCAGCGTTTATTGTTTTAG gaaaagaaaatcaaaagacAAACAAGACCCAGAAGCtgcttttaagacatttctgAAGGGTGGAGAACTAACAGATGGggtgaagattcagaaaatcCAAAACTTATGTGTTTGA